Part of the Actinomyces howellii genome, GAGCGCACCGGCAACGCCAACCTCCTCACCCTCGTGGCCAACCTCGAGCTCAAGACCGACTGGGCGGTGCTGCCCGGGGACGAGGAGGAGCGCGCCCACCGGCTGGCCACCTTGTCGACCGTCTCGCGCACCATCGGCGAGATCGCCAACCGCGCTCCCTCGGGCCGACTGCCTTACGTGGGGGCCAAGGCCTTCGCCCACAAGGCCGGGCTGCACGCCTCGGCGATCCGCGTCAACCCGGACCTCTACCAGCACATCGACCCCGCCCGCGTGGGCAACACGATGACGATGCTCGTCTCGGAGATGGCCGGGCGCGCCTCGGTCGAGCTCAAGGCCCGCGAGCTGGGCATCGACACCGGCGGGGACCCCGAGCTGCTCGGGCGGGTGACCGAGGCGGTCAAGGCGCGCGAGGCAGCCGGCTACGCCTACGACGCGGCTGACGGCTCCTTCGAGCTGCTCCTGCGCTCGGCCCGCCAGGACCTGCCCGAGTACTTCCGCGTCGAGTCCTGGCGCGCCTCCATCCAGGCCCGTCCCCGGCCGGGGCAGACCGCCCTGGCCACCGACGGCACGACGATCACCGAGGCCGAGGCGACGGTGCGCCTGTGGGCGGGCGGGGAGCGCTTCGCCACCCTGGGGGAGGGCAACGGCCCGGTCAACGCCCTCGACCACGCCCTGTGCGAGGCCCTCGTCCACGTCTACCCGGAGATCGACGACTTCGAGCTGACCGACTACAAGGTCCGCATCCTCGACGCCGAGCGGGGCACCCGCTCCATCGTGCGGGTCCTCATCGACATCACCGACGGCGAGCAGACCTGGTCGACCGTCGGCGTGGGCACCGACGTCATCGAGGCCTCCTGGGAGGCCCTCACCGAGGGGCATGTCGTGGGGCTCCTGCGCCGCGGCGTCGAGCCCAGGTGAGGCCGGGGCCCGCCTGACCGGGCCGGGGCCCGCCTGACCGGGCCGGGGCCCGCCTGACCGGTCCCGCCCCAGGAACGCGCGTGGGGGTCACACGTGGCGGTCGTGGCCCGGACCGAAGTAGACGTCGTCGAGGGTGACGGTCCGCAAGGAGCGTTCCCGGAGGATCTCGACGATCTGGCCGTAGAGCTCGGTGACGGTCGGGGCGTTGGCGTGACCCAGGACGATGTGACCGGCCTGGAGCCAGGTGCGCGCCTCACCGAGGAGCACCTCCTGGGTGAGCAGGCCGGAGTCACCGAAGGAGCCGTACCACAGGGCGGTCGTCGAGTAGCCGATCGAGGCGCACACCGCGTCGGTGCGCTCCGAGCGGTACCCGTAGGGCGGGCGGACGAAGGGGGTGCCGGTCACCCCGAAGGTGGTGGTGAGCAGCTGCTCGCACTGGGTGAGCTCGGAGACGATCTGGGAGTCCGAGATGTCGGTCAGTCCCGCGTGGGTCCACGTGTGGTTGGCCAGCTGGACCTGCCCGGAGTCGACCAGGGGCAGCATCTTGTCGCGGCACTCGGTCCACCCGGGGTACTGGCCGGTGACGAAGAAGGTGAGGCGCACCCCGGAGTCGACGGCGAAGTCGAGGTAGGCGTCGATGACCGAGGCGTCCGCCCCGTCGTCGATCGTCAGGGCGACGACGTCGCCGACCCCTTCGGGCAGTCCGGTGATGATCCCCTCGGGCGGGCTGGGCGGGGGCAGCTCGGGCGCACCGTCCTGGAGCCACAGGGGGCTGCGGGTGGGAGTCGGGGAGGCCGACGGCGTCATGGTGGGAGAGGGCCCGGAGGTAGACGTGGCGGGCGTGCTGACAGGCGCGCTCGTCGACGTGCTCGCCTGGCCCTGGCCCGTCGAGCAGGAGGCGAGGGCCCCGGCGGTGCCCGCGGCGAGCAGGAGCATGAAGTCACGTCGGTGCACGGGTCGTTCCTCCGGTCGGTCCAGGTTGCTGTGGACCGAGGGTCTCATGCGGTGGGCGCCCCCGTCGCGGGGCGGGCCGGACCGACAGGAACGTCTCCCGGCACTGGGACTCACCGCCGGAGCGCGAGCGCGAGCTGGGTCCGGTCGCGCAGCCCGAGCTTGCGCAGCGCCGAGGAGACATGGTTCTTGACCGTGCCCTCGGTCAGGTAGAGCGCCTCGGCGATCTCCCGGTTGGACGCGCCCTGGGCGACCATGCCCGCGATCTCCAGCTCGCGGGGGGTCAGCTCGGGAGCACCTGGCGGTCCCGCCGGGGATGTGAGCACCGGGCGCCGGCCGACGGCGGGCGGGTCCTGGGTGATCCGTGCGACCAGGCGGGGTGCGACGTGCTCGTCGATCACCATGGTGCGGGCGCGCACCGACCGGATCGCCTGGACGAGGTCCTCCGGTTCGACGTCCTTGAGTAGGAAGCCTCCGGCACCAGCCGCAAGGCTGCTGAGGACCAGCTCGTCCTCGTCGAAGGTGGTCAGGAGCAGGGTGGACACCTCCGGATGCTCGGCGCAGAGCCTGGCCACCAGCGTCGGTCCGTCCATGACCGGCATCCGCGCGTCCACGAGGGCGATATCGACCTCCAGTCCGCCGCGGACGAGCTCGAGCGCCTCCGCGCCGTCTCCTGCCTCTCCGACGACCAAGACCTCGTTCTCCAGCTCGAGCAGCCTCCTGAGACCGTGACGCACCAGGGCCTGATCGTCGACCAGCAGCACGCGGATCGGCGCGGTCATGAGACCACGTCCGCCGGGACGCGCGCGGTCAGCAGGAGCCCGTCGTGCTCGGCCCGGGAGACCTCCAGGACCCCACCGACCTCGAGCAGCCGGCGTCTGGCGCCGTCGAGCCCGAAGCCGGGGGTGATCGGGCTGTCGAGCCTGCCGTCGTCGTGCACGCTGAGCGTGACGCGGTCCGGCTCGTAGGTGAGCAGCACATCGGCCCGAGTCGCCTCCTGCGCGTGCCGGGCCGCGTTGGTCAGCGCCTCCTCGGCCACCCGGTACAGGGTCAGGTCGACGTGCGCGGGCAGTGCCCGCGCCGGACCCTCGACGGCGAAGGTCACCTCAAGCCCCGTGCCGTCGAATGTCCGGGACAGGCGACTGAGCGCCGTGCAGAGCGTGCGCTCAACCAACGGCGCAGGGCCCATCGCCCGGACCGCCCGCCGCACCTCTCGTAGAGCCGTGGCGACCGTGGACCGGGCGTCCGCGACCTCCGCCCAGGCGGTCTCCTCGTCGATGGCCCGCAGGCGCTGGGCGTAGGTGAGGTTGAG contains:
- a CDS encoding polysaccharide deacetylase family protein — translated: MHRRDFMLLLAAGTAGALASCSTGQGQASTSTSAPVSTPATSTSGPSPTMTPSASPTPTRSPLWLQDGAPELPPPSPPEGIITGLPEGVGDVVALTIDDGADASVIDAYLDFAVDSGVRLTFFVTGQYPGWTECRDKMLPLVDSGQVQLANHTWTHAGLTDISDSQIVSELTQCEQLLTTTFGVTGTPFVRPPYGYRSERTDAVCASIGYSTTALWYGSFGDSGLLTQEVLLGEARTWLQAGHIVLGHANAPTVTELYGQIVEILRERSLRTVTLDDVYFGPGHDRHV
- the cimA gene encoding citramalate synthase yields the protein MAKARQARIAAYDTTLRDGAQQQSVAFTVADKLAVARILDQLGVAYIEAGWPGAIPKDTEFFSRARTELDLGAARLVAFGSTCRAGVAARDDEQVRALIDSQAPVVTVVAKSDPVHVTSALRTTPEENLRMVRETVEVLRAEGREVMVDLEHFFDGLRHATAPGQPTYAVARSAGSSPAAGPVPYPVAVALTAALAGAHAVVPCDTNGGSLPGAVARDVELLRTSLDLAGLTECTVGIHTHDDSGLAVACALAAVEAGARQVQGCVNGFGERTGNANLLTLVANLELKTDWAVLPGDEEERAHRLATLSTVSRTIGEIANRAPSGRLPYVGAKAFAHKAGLHASAIRVNPDLYQHIDPARVGNTMTMLVSEMAGRASVELKARELGIDTGGDPELLGRVTEAVKAREAAGYAYDAADGSFELLLRSARQDLPEYFRVESWRASIQARPRPGQTALATDGTTITEAEATVRLWAGGERFATLGEGNGPVNALDHALCEALVHVYPEIDDFELTDYKVRILDAERGTRSIVRVLIDITDGEQTWSTVGVGTDVIEASWEALTEGHVVGLLRRGVEPR
- a CDS encoding response regulator gives rise to the protein MTAPIRVLLVDDQALVRHGLRRLLELENEVLVVGEAGDGAEALELVRGGLEVDIALVDARMPVMDGPTLVARLCAEHPEVSTLLLTTFDEDELVLSSLAAGAGGFLLKDVEPEDLVQAIRSVRARTMVIDEHVAPRLVARITQDPPAVGRRPVLTSPAGPPGAPELTPRELEIAGMVAQGASNREIAEALYLTEGTVKNHVSSALRKLGLRDRTQLALALRR